accgccaccgAATCCCCGAAGGTCATCGAGCTCGGCGACGCCATTGCCGGGCTTACACTGGAGGAGGCGCGTAACCTCGTGGACCATCTTCAGGAGCGTCTCGGCGTCTCCGCCGCCAGCTTcgcgcccgctgccgccgtcgcggcgcccgcggccgcgGTGGCCGAGGAGGCCCCGGTAGAGAAGACGGAATTTGACGTGGTCATCGAGGAGGTGCCCAGCAGCGCGCGTATTGCGACCATCAAGGTTGTGCGTGCGCTCACCAACCTGGCCCTGAAGGAGGCCAAGGACCTTATCGAGGGACTCCCTAAGAAGCTTAAGGAGGCCGTGAGCAAGGACGAGGCTGAGGATGCAAAGAAGCAGCTCGAGGGGGTCGGTGCCAAGGTGTCCATCGCGTGAGACTAGGTATACGAGGCTCCTTCCTTTTTCACCACCTTACGTTTTTTCATCCCAATCTTTTCCGTTTCACTTGTATTTGCAGTAGATTGTTGCTTCATATGAGATAAGTGCAACTCTGGATTTTTCTTAGTTCATGTTTGTCTGCTGTATTCCATATTGTATTTATATTGGATATTTCCTACTCTAGATTATTAATTAGCAATGTTGATTTCAGATAGCAAGATATGCTTCCTTTTGATATTTGAGTATGCAACTCTTCAAGGGCTCTCAGTTTGCAGCTGCCAATAATCTCTTGGGCATTAGATTTGTTATTAAGCATCAGAAGTAGTTCcataaaaagggaaaaaagcaGAAGAAATAATCTGAAGTagtttcatacatgaaattgtATGTATTAGAGCTCAATTCAGACTATAATACCCGCATTGAACATTTGCTAGTTGTTACATTATTCAACAATGCTATATGACACTGTGTTACATTGTCTGAAAATGCTACATGACATTATCTTTCCACGGTCTGAGATAATAGGTCATATCTTGAAATGGTGGAACCATGTCCCCTTTTTCGCTGAGAACATGGAACAATGTTTAATTACGTGTATACTGTACATATCCACATGTAGCAGTTGTTTGTTTCCAACAATCTGCTAACTTCATGTTGGGTCAGTATTTCTAGTGAAGAGTTCATCAAGAACTTGAAGTGGGTCGTGCCGTTAACCATTCCACTTGTCACAGCAAATAATATTATCAGTTAATTTTACCCTTTATCTGCCTATTGTTATGAAAAGCTTCAGGCTTCAGTACTAGATTGATGCCTCTCCACATACTAAGATATAttgtcttgtttttctttttcgaacAATGGGCATAATTATTTCCTGTTTCTGTTGAGAAATTCATGGTATCTCTAGACCTTCTGAACATTGAGTATAATGCCAAaacaatatactccctccgatctgtAGTAAGTGTCgggaatttagtacaaagttagtactcactccgttccatattaattggcatGGATTTAGTActaaattttgtactaaatccccgacacttattatggatcagagggagtagaatttAACATCTAAAGAACAAATTAGAATTTAAGCTGCATGGTTACAGTTAGCTCAGTGTGACATATATGTTGTTTAGAATTTAGACACACAACTGTTGGTTCCTAGATAATTTAGACACCAATTTCTAACTTGTGCAAGAAACCAACTGTTGTTTGTGTCTAAATTATCTAGGAGCTAATGAATAGAGCCCATATATGGTCAATTCTTCCCACAGTGTGACATCACTATGTCCTGGCGCAGTTTGTCCAGTAACATTGTTAAAAAGCTGAAACTTATACCACTTTGATTTCCTCTTGAGATTTTTGAATTGGGTCAGTTCAGTCCCCTGCATACTTTTTGTTAATCGCATGTCCTTGCCATGTCAGACAAGCTTCATCGTATGGTATTTACAGAAATAAACCTTGAAGGTTCTCACTTTGATATCATTTCTCTCTATTTTTGCAGAGCAGTACGCGTtaaaccaatttttttttacctttgaCATGGCACGTAAGTTGGACAAGTTGAGGACGTCGTACTCTCCAGATGCAGATATCTATGTATGGAGCTGAACCTCAGAAAGTTCTGTGAAGATAATGTGTGTTTCTATGTATTTTTagagtttcctttttctcacTGTGATTTGAATCCGAGATGTAAACGGGTGATCCTGGCAATTTGATACCCTTGATTTTACTCATCCACAAGGGTCAACCTTACTTTTCTCTGCATGATCATGGTAGACAAAGCGCATCTCATGTTACATCACTACCAAGTCgaaatttgaatttgacaTATGAAGGTGCATTTCCCGTGGTTAAGGAAAATTACTCTAGCAGTGAACAGTCTGGAGTTGGGCACTTGGTGCAGCCAAACTCTGGCTGGAGTTCACAGCTCCTTCCTTTTGATGTAGATGGTATCACCAAACCGCACATCACTTCATATCTTTCTCTTTAGCAGGAGTATTGAGAGTTGGAGACCTCATGGCTTCGTTTTAGGAGCTGCAGTTGATGGTTTGCAGGGCAAGTACATAAAATTAGTCAAATGGAGAAATCAGTTTTGTCTTCAGGCCGTTCCGAACTGTATAGGGGAATTAGAAGCAACCGCATCGCCACACAAACACCTCAAAACGTAATTATCATCTCAGGCGTGAA
The Brachypodium distachyon strain Bd21 chromosome 2, Brachypodium_distachyon_v3.0, whole genome shotgun sequence genome window above contains:
- the LOC100846704 gene encoding 50S ribosomal protein L12-1, chloroplastic — translated: MASTTFSSAFSILSLPSSSPSPSVSVPRTLPVANRRRRAVAVASTATESPKVIELGDAIAGLTLEEARNLVDHLQERLGVSAASFAPAAAVAAPAAAVAEEAPVEKTEFDVVIEEVPSSARIATIKVVRALTNLALKEAKDLIEGLPKKLKEAVSKDEAEDAKKQLEGVGAKVSIA